The Mercurialis annua linkage group LG8, ddMerAnnu1.2, whole genome shotgun sequence genome window below encodes:
- the LOC126661037 gene encoding uncharacterized protein LOC126661037 isoform X2, with product MRYKIMLQYNLAQESEKKSVEFPARMAVSEEPILCRLDRLDNMLRQLEEIRGSNRSPKSSCASTPSSGTLTSEGHGSSIDFSPKKSLEKHCRPINRVIIDTEVKGTLVERLDHVEERLLKLEGELEGERKREEESPEKSGKKKGLKGLVKSMVKGKKNHKSKD from the exons atgcggTATAAGATAATGTTGCAATATAATTTGGCGCAAGAAAGTGAAAAGAAATCAGTTGAGTTTCCCGCCAGAATGGCAGTGAGTGAAGAACCGATTCTTTGTCGGTTGGACCGTTTGGATAACATG TTGAGGCAGCTAGAAGAAATAAGAGGCAGCAATAGATCACCGAAGAGCTCATGTGCATCAACACCGTCCAGTGGGACACTTACAAGTGAAGGACATGGATCGTCCATTGATTTTTCCCCCAAAAAAAGCTTGGAAAAGCACTGCCGTCCGATCAACCGTGTGATCATCGACACTGAAGTCAAAGGCACACTTGTTGAAAGACTGGACCATGTAGAGGAGCGTCTTCTTAAG TTAGAAGGAGAATTGGAGGGTGAGAGGAAAAGAGAAGAGGAAAGCCCAGAGAAAAGTGGAAAGAAGAAGGGACTCAAAGGACTTGTTAAGAGTATGGTTAAGGGCAAGAAGAATCATAAATCAAAggactaa
- the LOC126662226 gene encoding cellulose synthase A catalytic subunit 3 [UDP-forming]: MKNVGGQICQICGDNAGKTLDGDPFIACDVCAFPVCRPCYEYERKDGNQSCPQCKTRYKRQKGSPAILGDGEEDGDVDDGARVFSYSTETQNQKQKISERMLSWKMNYGRGEEEVGAPNYDKEVSHNHIPLLTNGHEVSGELSAASPEHISMASPGVGGAKRIHTLPYSADFNSLPNARVVDPVREFGSPGLGNVAWKERVDGWKMKQDPVKNAVPMSTGHAPSERGVGDIDAATDVLVDDSLLNDEARQPLSRKVSIPSSKINPYRMVIVVRLVVLCIFLHYRLTNPVPNAFALWLLSVICEIWFAISWILDQFPKWLPVNRETYLDRLAIRYDREGEPSQLASVDIFVSTVDPLKEPPLVTANTVLSILAVDYPVDKVSCYVSDDGAAMLTFEALAETAEFARKWVPFCKKYAIEPRAPEWYFVQKIDYLKDKIQTSFVKERRAMKREYEEFKVRINGLVAKATKVPEEGWIMQDGTPWPGNNTRDHPGMIQVFLGQNGGLDADGNELARLVYVSREKRPGFQHHKKAGAMNALVRVSAVLTNGPFLLNLDCDHYINNSKALREAMCFMMDPNLGKQVCYVQFPQRFDGIDRNDRYANRNTVFFDINLRGLDGVQGPVYVGTGCVFNRTALYGYEPPLKTKNTKPGLLSSLCGGSRNKSSKSGKKGSDKKKSGKHVDPTVPIFSLEDIEEGVEGAGFDDEKALLMSQMSLEKRFGQSAVFVASTLMENGGVPQSATSETLLKEAIHVISCGYEDKTDWGTEIGWIYGSVTEDILTGFKMHARGWRSIYCMPKRPAFKGSAPINLSDRLNQVLRWALGSVEILFSRHCPIWYGYGGRLKWLERFAYINTTIYPITAIPLLVYCTLPAVCLLTNKFIIPQISNLASIWFISLFLSIFATGILEMRWSGVGIDEWWRNEQFWVIGGVSAHLFAVFQGLLKVLAGIDTNFTVTSKASDEDGDSAELYLFKWTTLLIPPTTLLIINIVGVVAGISYAINSGYQAWGPLFGKLFFAFWVIVHLYPFLKGLMGRQNRTPTIVVVWSVLLASIFSLLWVRVDPFTTRVTGPDIEQCGINC; the protein is encoded by the exons ATGAAGAATGTAGGTGGACAGATCTGCCAGATCTGTGGTGACAACGCTGGAAAAACTTTGGATGGTGATCCATTCATTGCTTGCGATGTTTGTGCCTTTCCAGTATGTAGACCTTGCTATGAGTACGAGAGGAAAGACGGAAATCAGTCTTGCCCTCAATGCAAAACCCGATACAAGAGACAAAAAG GTAGCCCTGCCATTCTTGGTGATGGAGAAGAAGATGGTGATGTCGATGATGGTGCTCGGGTTTTCAGTTATTCTACAGAAACTCAAAACCAGAAGCAAAAAATTTCAGAGCGCATGTTAAGCTGGAAAATGAATTATGGACGAGGAGAGGAGGAAGTTGGAGCTCCAAATTATGATAAAGAGGTTTCACATAATCATATTCCCCTGCTCACCAATGGACATGAG GTTTCTGGAGAGCTGTCAGCTGCATCACCCGAGCATATTTCTATGGCATCTCCTGGAGTTGGTGGTGCAAAGCGCATCCATACCCTACCTTATTCAGCTGATTTCAATTCCTTAC CTAATGCAAGGGTGGTGGACCCGGTAAGGGAGTTTGGCTCGCCAGGATTGGGCAATGTAGCTTGGAAAGAGAGAGTTGATGGCTGGAAGATGAAGCAGGATCCAGTTAAGAATGCTGTTCCTATGAGCACTGGCCATGCTCCATCTGAAAGGGGTGTTGGAGATATTGATGCAGCCACTGATGTGCTGGTGGATGACTCTCTTTT GAATGATGAAGCTCGACAGCCTCTATCAAGGAAGGTTTCAATTCCATCATCTAAAATTAATCCCTACAGGATGGTCATTGTCGTTCGGCTGGTTGTCCTCTGCATTTTCTTGCATTACCGACTAACAAATCCCGTGCCTAATGCATTTGCACTTTGGTTATTATCTGTCATTTGTGAGATTTGGTTTGCTATATCCTGGATATTGGATCAGTTTCCTAAGTGGCTGCCTGTAAACCGTGAAACATATCTTGACAGGCTTGCAATAAG ATATGATCGTGAAGGAGAACCATCACAGTTAGCTTCTGTTGACATTTTTGTCAGTACTGTGGATCCATTAAAGGAACCTCCTCTTGTGACAGCAAACACTGTGCTATCAATTCTTGCAGTTGATTACCCAGTTGATAAGGTCTCTTGCTATGTCTCTGATGATGGTGCTGCAATGTTGACATTTGAAGCTTTAGCGGAGACTGCAGAGTTTGCAAGGAAATGGGTGCCTTTCTGCAAGAAATATGCCATTGAGCCACGGGCTCCAGAATGGTACTTTGTGCAGAAAATTGATTACTTGAAGGATAAAATTCAAACATCATTTGTGAAAGAACGCAGAGCTATGAAG AGAGAATATGAAGAGTTTAAAGTTCGTATCAACGGGCTTGTTGCAAAGGCAACAAAGGTTCCTGAAGAAGGATGGATTATGCAAGACGGTACTCCATGGCCAGGAAATAACACCAGAGATCATCCAGGAATGATTCAG GTTTTCTTAGGCCAAAATGGAGGTCTTGATGCTGATGGCAATGAGCTGGCACGACTAGTTTATGTTTCTCGTGAAAAGCGGCCTGGGTTCCAACACCACAAGAAAGCTGGTGCTATGAATGCCCTT GTCAGAGTATCAGCTGTTCTTACTAATGGACCTTTCCTGTTGAATCTTGATTGTGATCATTACATAAATAACAGCAAGGCTTTGAGAGAAGCTATGTGTTTTATGATGGACCCGAACCTTGGGAAACAAGTCTGTTATGTTCAGTTTCCGCAAAGGTTTGATGGTATTGATAGGAATGATCGATATGCTAACCGCAATACTGTTTTCTTTGAT ATCAACTTGAGGGGTTTGGATGGCGTTCAAGGTCCTGTTTACGTGGGTACTGGATGTGTCTTCAATAGAACAGCCTTGTATGGATATGAACCTCCTCTCAAAACCAAAAACACAAAACCTGGACTATTATCTTCTCTTTGTGGTGGATCACGaaacaaaagttcaaaatcTGGTAAAAAAGGCTCAGACAAAAAGAAATCTGGAAAGCATGTAGACCCCACTGTGCCAATTTTCAGCCTGGAAGATATAGAAGAGGGAGTTGAAG GTGCTGGATTTGATGATGAGAAGGCACTTCTGATGTCACAAATGAGCCTGGAAAAAAGGTTTGGCCAGTCTGCTGTTTTTGTTGCCTCAACACTCATGGAGAATGGCGGCGTTCCTCAGTCTGCAACATCAGAGACTCTTCTTAAAGAGGCTATTCATGTTATTAGCTGTGGGTACGAGGATAAAACTGACTGGGGAACTGAG ATTGGATGGATCTATGGTTCTGTTACTGAGGATATTCTTACTGGATTCAAGATGCATGCTCGTGGTTGGCGTTCAATTTACTGCATGCCCAAACGTCCGGCCTTTAAAGGATCTGCTCCTATCAATCTTTCAGATCGTCTAAATCAAGTGCTTCGATGGGCTTTAGGTTCTGTGGAAATTCTTTTCAGTCGGCATTGTCCCATTTGGTATGGTTATGGTGGTAGACTGAAATGGCTTGAGAGGTTTGCATATATAAACACCACCATTTATCCAATTACGGCCATTCCGCTTCTTGTGTACTGCACACTTCCAGCTGTGTGCCTGCTTACAAACAAGTTCATTATTCCACAG ATCAGTAACCTCGCAAGTATATGGTTTATCTCTCTCTTTCTTTCCATCTTTGCTACCGGTATTCTGGAGATGAGGTGGAGTGGTGTTGGAATTGACGAATGGTGGAGAAATGAACAATTTTGGGTTATTGGAGGTGTTTCAGCCCATCTTTTCGCTGTTTTCCAAGGTCTACTTAAAGTACTTGCCGGTATTGACACAAACTTTACTGTCACCTCCAAGGCATCAGACGAGGACGGTGACTCCGCTGAACTTTATCTATTCAAATGGACAACTCTTCTAATCCCGCCCACAACTCTCCTCATCATTAACATTGTTGGCGTTGTTGCCGGGATATCCTACGCCATCAACAGTGGTTACCAGGCGTGGGGTCCTCTCTTCGGCAAGCTTTTCTTCGCTTTTTGGGTGATCGTCCATCTTTATCCTTTCCTCAAAGGTCTCATGGGTCGTCAGAATCGGACACCAACCATTGTCGTGGTGTGGTCCGTTCTACTCGCATCTATTTTCTCGTTGTTGTGGGTGCGGGTTGATCCTTTCACTACAAGAGTAACGGGTCCAGATATTGAGCAGTGTGGAATCAACTGCTAA
- the LOC126661037 gene encoding uncharacterized protein LOC126661037 isoform X1 translates to MLQYNLAQESEKKSVEFPARMAVSEEPILCRLDRLDNMLRQLEEIRGSNRSPKSSCASTPSSGTLTSEGHGSSIDFSPKKSLEKHCRPINRVIIDTEVKGTLVERLDHVEERLLKLCVQLEGELEGERKREEESPEKSGKKKGLKGLVKSMVKGKKNHKSKD, encoded by the exons ATGTTGCAATATAATTTGGCGCAAGAAAGTGAAAAGAAATCAGTTGAGTTTCCCGCCAGAATGGCAGTGAGTGAAGAACCGATTCTTTGTCGGTTGGACCGTTTGGATAACATG TTGAGGCAGCTAGAAGAAATAAGAGGCAGCAATAGATCACCGAAGAGCTCATGTGCATCAACACCGTCCAGTGGGACACTTACAAGTGAAGGACATGGATCGTCCATTGATTTTTCCCCCAAAAAAAGCTTGGAAAAGCACTGCCGTCCGATCAACCGTGTGATCATCGACACTGAAGTCAAAGGCACACTTGTTGAAAGACTGGACCATGTAGAGGAGCGTCTTCTTAAG TTGTGTGTGCAGTTAGAAGGAGAATTGGAGGGTGAGAGGAAAAGAGAAGAGGAAAGCCCAGAGAAAAGTGGAAAGAAGAAGGGACTCAAAGGACTTGTTAAGAGTATGGTTAAGGGCAAGAAGAATCATAAATCAAAggactaa
- the LOC126661602 gene encoding pentatricopeptide repeat-containing protein At3g51320-like codes for MASVRSGEQCHRQGLKNGVEYILPVQNSLTHIYGCCGHVEFARKINNTRRSLMLFRKMGIYGLRGDNTTMENVLTACCKSSMFERTYSKNVAIKFTEKNYASYGDMVNNLRSFETTQDMWNYLKHVYHQDTLHGAFNLNLRLATTIKAPKEALIGLQEVHEDTRLSF; via the exons ATGGCGAGTGTCCGATCCGGGGAGCAGTGTCACAGACAAGGTTTGAAGAATGGGGTTGAGTATATTTTGCCAGTGCAGAACTCATTAACTCATATTTATGGCTGTTGTGGGCATGTTGAGTTTGCTAGGAAG ATCAATAATACTAGGCGTTCATTAATGTTATTTAGAAAAATGGGGATCTATGGTCTAAGAGGAGATAATACAACTATGGAAAACGTGCTAACTGCTTGCTGTAAGTCTTCTATG TTTGAAAGAACTTATAGTAAGAATGTGGCTATCAAATTTACAGAAAAGAACTATGCC TCATATGGTGATATGGTGAACAATTTACGCTCCTTTGAAACAACTCAAGATATGTGGAATTATTTGAAGCATGTCTACCATCAAGATACATTGCATGGCGCTTTCAACTTGAATTTGAGATTAGCAACTACAATCAAG GCACCAAAGGAGGCCTTAATCGGTCTTCAAGAGGTTCATGAAGATACTAGGCTAAGTTTTTGA